Within Montipora foliosa isolate CH-2021 chromosome 3, ASM3666993v2, whole genome shotgun sequence, the genomic segment CAGAGCATTTGCTGCTCAGTACAGGTTCCAGGTGCAGCACTCAAGCCCTAGGTACCCCCAGTCAAATGGTTTCATTGAAGCCATGGTCAAACGGCTAAGAACATCATGGAAAAGGCAGAAGAGTCAGATTCTGATCCACATCTTGCAATGTTGATCTACCGATCCACACCAATCAGACCCGGTCAACTAAGCCCAGCAGAACTGCTCACTCAGCGCAAGTATAGAGCACTCCTGCCCATTCACCAATATCTACATCCTAATCTGGAGAAGAGCAGAGAAGCGCAAATAGCACAGAAACAGACCCAGGCGGATTATTACAATCAGAAAGCCAAGCAGCTTCAGGATCTACAGCAATACCAGAATGTTCGATTACAACTGGATCCTAATAAACCAATATGGCAGAAAGCCACAGTGGTTCAACAACCCACCGATAGGTCACCCAGACGTTATCAAGTGCAGACCGAATCTGGAGCGAGGTACTTCAGAAACCGTCGACACTTGCGtcctgcaattcagagcaaccAACCAGAAGATCTAATAGGGCAACCTGCCACTTCAGCAGAATCACCTGCGCCAACATCACCACACACAAATACTGTTAATCAGACCTTGTCGACGCAGTGTGTACAGGACCACAGCCATCCCAGTATTGCAGTCTCTAGACCACGACGAACTGTTAGACCACCAAAGAGACTGATCGAAGAAGTGTAGCTGTAGgaacactaaaaaaaaatcttcaaggattttcagttgatttttttttattaagaaaGGGGGATTTTGTAATACTAGACGCGTGCAGAATGTGTGAGCTACCCTGAATAATTAAGATATAAATGCGTGCAGAATGTGTGAACCACAAGGGTATTGAagctattaattattattcaaggagttgagatttaacCGTCGCTCGATATAAAATGTGATCTTATCGTAAATCGTTGGGTGTTTCAAGAGAGTGATTAAAAGATAGCTAGACAGTGAAACGCGTAAGGAAACAAACCTCAAGTACCCCGACAGCCTCATCAAGTCCACTATCTCTCACTTTTTCACCTCAGTGAGGTCTGAAATCCCTGGAGAGCGAGCTCAATTATccaccaatgaaaatgctgttcACCGAgtggttttgccttttaaagatCAAAAGTCAGCTGACGCAGTGAAAAGGCAATTATCAGATCTAAGCAGCAAAATCAATCACAACCTGTGTTGAAGAGTCACAAAATATGTGTGAGCCCAAACCACCTATAATCAgccaacaatgcgttgtgtataattataaatgtgacctgtgtgatgcagagtATGTCGGCTACACTACCGACATTTACACCAACGTATTGACGAGCACCGTTATTCAGCGATCGGCAAGCACTTAAAGAACGACCACGCTCTTGAAACCATCGGCGACCtttccaacaatttttccgttttaaagaagtgcaacggaaaactggactgtctgatttatgaagtgttattcataaagaagaagaggccaTGCTTGAACACACAATCAGACTCCATACGCACAAAACTATTTATCTAAATTTGTCACTATTTACACGCACACTTTTACGTTTTATCACCTCGCACGGTATATATTAagttatcaaattttattttattttcacttgaaaatgatgacatggcgttatcgaaacgttgtgtaaagtttctttcgctcttttttatcattagatgtTTAACCAAATTTAATCTTATTcgaattaagcttcaatttgaaaaagaacaccatacattgcatgctttgtattttaaagctttttacaaatattattcatgaattatcttttaaaaatgcgtggttactaccaattttctttttggatttcaatgaccaggggcacccaacgaatctgttcctcacttcatctgttccccagaggaatcttgctggctggcaaaaatacaggtgtttcgatgagctggctgggaaattttgttattgatagaggttttgcctgagaattactgactttttctagcatttcaacccgagctggctgtagaaactctgaagactgaggacgactataaaaaaagaaaaaaaagaacccctttcctctcccagagagtagtcacaaacatacgacggctggtcagagtgactgcgcttgcggaaaaaaaactcgttttgtcccggttttgtcgcttttgttcggtcttttcggatcgagggatttgaaagcgcgcggaattcctggcctggaaataaatttgatcagctggctgggaaaccgaCCAATTtgatctagctggctgggaaatttcttgtgtgtcttgctgggaaaaaggaacagataatgttttcccagcaacactaaaaaacacctgaaaatgccttaataacatttattttcattaactggggtataataatacattttacaacaaattggtcgttgggtgcccctgaatgacacttgttaaaatccacatttcttgcataatcacacaccggggcaaaaatatctttaattagtaggcaccgcccctAAGTTGTTTTTCCCCTAGGTGGAGGATTTGGATGCGCTCGTTTGCAAAATAGTCTGATCAAGAACGTTGGGAACTTGAGCTTCAGGCACAGCCATTGCTATATGAACGGAGGAAAAGTATATTTAACAAATGATGACTTCTTGAATAGGTGATTCAGTGTGTTGGATGTGGGTTTGAGTAATGCAAAAAAATAGTTGAAAAGATTTTAAGACCGACGGGGACCCAAGTAGTAGAATAACAAATGCAGGTTTTTCGTTAGCTTAAAGGTCGGTacacacacgagggagctttcTCCCGCACACACTCCTGCAACACGCTCCCGGAGCAAAGCTCCCTCGTCTGCACCAACGATTTCTAGCGAAAAAATATGTTGTGCAAAAAGACTTTAGCTCCCGAgttttgctccctcatatcaaactggtttgatataAGGGagcaacaacaagttgcaaaattgttgagacactttcattaaaaaacaccttttctagcttccaatgcccgccgtatctagaatttaaacctttccaacttcctctcccctctccccctttcaatgttgactgcttaagttcccaacatttttttgtcttgctagcaacactgataagggggggaggggggccgcagtgtgagagataatagggaaattaatgacgccccaagaaggtgaagtgtctccactatttttgcaacttgttgaagctccaggggcaaatctgttgcacgagtctgtttcaggagcaagctccctggTGTGTACTGAAATTTGCTTGCCGTGACATGGCgtgtctccagttggccaatcaaattggcttattttttCATCCACAACTCATTGTTAACTCACTTTCAAAGTTCCCATGCCCCAATCGGGTTGTTTCATCATTCACCTCCCTACTAACCCGGGAACGTGTTTCGGGagcgtgtttcaggagcaagctccctcgtgtgtaccggccTTAACGTGCGCCCACAGCATTGAGTTCCCCTGGCTTGTCTCAATAAAAAAAGCCTCACATGTCATCTCCATTCCTCTACTTTGGACAAAATATGCACGAAGAAATGCTCTGACGTTTTCTTATTTTcatcgaattgtaaatgtgTACAATTtacttaagcctggtttccatatgatctgcaatgGTCTGCAATCGGTCTGCGACAAGATCGCCGAGAGGTCTGAGCCACGTCGCAGACATATGGAAACATTTGTCCCCGGCGTCTGAGGCGATCTGCGGCACACGGTCTGGATGATCGAGAAAGCTGaatctagttctactttcccGACCATTACGACGCTTCCGACTAAGACAATTTTAATGGAAACGTGTGTCTGAGATGATCTGTGTCCTATCGGCGACACACTATTGTTCGCCTTGAAACACGTCTAATCAGACTTTTTCTCCTCGCTTCGCAGAGGAGTAGTGGTACGCTTGTCTGAGACCGCTTCAGATTTAAATGAAAACATTTACCTGCGTTGTTTACGATCGTCTGCGAGAAGACCGATGCAGACAGCTTCCGACCGTCGCAGACCGATGCAGATCATATATGGAAACTAGGCTTTACATTCTTAGTGAGAACAGCTTCTAGCATTTTTGGTTTAAAAGGAACTTCTGAATGAATTCTTATTCGGCTTAGACGACTTTTTGGGAACCTATTTATAGTATATTCTAATACGGCTTTGGACACTTATTCATACTTTCTAGGATAATGACTTGTTTATCAGTCGTGATCTGTAATTTCTGTGAGTTCATACCTATTGAGATAGTCTGTCTGAGTGTGGTTTTACAAGCGTATTGAGGCCCTCCCAAGGATTTCGGGAACACGGGACCATGgttaatttgaactggggaacaggggaGCAAAAACACAACACCTTAGCTGAAGGAACGAGGGGATCAAAAAGTTGAAAGTAATtttgggaacaagggaagaaaagcaaatttttaaagcgAGCATGGAAACTAAGACCCCCACCCCTTCCTGGAAGGGCCTCCGTAGTCGTGTCTGTCATTAAATCgaaataaataaagaactacAATTCGAGATTGTAGAGATACCTTTTATTGCGATAGACATTTAAAAGAAGACATTAGGTGACTTTTGCAGTTCACTTTCGAACAAGTTTTCCGACAGAATTCTTTACGCAATCTATTTAGAATGGTCTTAGGAACAAATCTAAAACCAAAAGGCATGCAAGAAAGCAACGAGTTTTTGTTGCGATATATTGTCAGGCTCTACTCTCACGAATCGTCCGGCTGACCATTTAATAATGAATGTTTGATCTTCCTACCTGAAGAATATCgtatttgtttttcaattcaGATATATTAGGCGTCTAAGCATTGGTAAATGCAAGTCAATAAAAGGGGTGGCCGGCATAGAGTTAAAGTTGCAGTCGTCTTGTTGAAGTCTTTTTTAATGACCACTAAACAAGTTTCTTCGAGGAAgcaaaataacattaaaatttaaCATATCATTTTTCAATGAGGATCATTCTTTATTGTACTCATTCTCATTCATGACTGTGGTTGCTAGAACGTCTACTTGCACGTTTGTGAAATCTGGACCCCCTAGGAACGAACATCAAACGAATAAGGATCCCTGTCCATTCTTGAAGAGCTAAAGTACTCCAGAAAAtaactttgttttgaaaaataaagcaggtTTCCACTGGTCAAACCAATGATTAATGGTTGCAAAACTAGATGAAATTGTTTACTGTAAAAAAATATGGCTAAACGTTTCTGATATTTGGCGACCTCTTTGGACGAGAGGAAAGTTTTTGTCagcaaaaacgaaaacaactgaaCGGTAAAGACGCTCCTTCGAAAACAAGGTAATACTCTTATtaagtaaaattatttttaacagGTCGTGGAAAAATGTTTACGGTAAACTAAAGATACGaggtttaaaataataatatatatttcaCGAAAAAGTCAAACCAAGCGTTTAATCTTACGTCACCTCATCCCACAAGCAGATGACAAAAAGTGTTTGAGTGGCAATTGAAGCTCAGACGGATCAGGTCAAGACCAAGGCAAGGTGTGATATAGGTACACGGATAAGGTAAGTGACACTGTCTTACGTCTTTTTAAGTCCTGCCTTGGATGCCACCTTAATTAAGGGAGTACGCATTATTCTGTTTACTATTCGACTTAAAAGAGAGCGAAAAATATCTAACTTCAACGTGGTCAATTTTAACTCTTTAGAATTCCCGGTAATTAAAATAGCAATACATTGGTTACTCGTGTTGAGATTTGCTTTACTTCCGCTAATTGCTCGCGTAATATTTCTTTCAAGTAAGACACTTTTCTTTTGCATGAAGGTAGTTGagatttttcacaaaataagGGCTGTTTGACCCTCTCAGAGTTTGATGCAGACACATTTTAGAGTAGTCACACGCTCGATTAAAGACAACCTAAGCTCGCCTCTATCATCAAAATAGAAAAAACAGGAAATTGGTGAGAAAAAATTCTTCCTTAAAGTGTCGATTAAAACAAGGTAGAGCTAAAGAAGATGTGGAAAATTAGAAACGTTAATGAAGTCTAAATGCATCCATTATGTCTTTAAATGACTCACTATAAAACAAATCTGACATTAAATTAGTGACAACGAAACACTTGAACACAGTGACACTTAATTCAGCTGTTTTAAGAATATTCGTCTgaagaaaaaattcaaaaatggtGTAGTGCAATAAAGAAAAAGCCTCCCTCTTGTTTTTAATGCTATGCAAGTTGTTTTGACATCTTGGTCACTCAGTCGTCCGTATTTCTTCTGGTTGTTTTAGTTTGACACCAGGTGTTATTTCAAATGTCCCAAGTCTCATATAAAAACACTCAAcaataatagaccttattcacgatagccgccatgttggatttgctattgtaaattagctacacacttctgatggggcaaacaacacaagttcgagaggttataacgaacatcttagccacgcagatgatttgtttcatgttcattgaatgtttatcacctgaGTAGTAAAACAGAATGCTTGCACAAGTtacttggattttttttttgctgaaaaattagcagataacgaaatagaaagtcaaaatgtcggaggcaattaaaagatataaaattattataaaaggtacttaattctaaattctaaaatgtacttttatcaatgttaattcaatatttcgacgtgtcgattttccgcaatttgcctttattccaatgtttttcccccagcataacacatggctaatttgcatgacaatttgaaaaccaacatggccgctattgtgaataagggctattggaTGGGGCTGAGTAGTTTTTCATAAAGGCCCAGTTTCCACCTGAATGCATTTGGCGCCGCGCATGGATTTCGTGTTTCACGAAATTACAGACATTGGCGCGACAAAAATAGTTAACCAATCGGAATACCCTATTCAACTATAGtgccattttcaaaaaagtAACAAACGATCGCGTTGCATCAAGGTTGGCAATGTGCCTTTAAATTAGCCAATATgaaaaatactataatactctttgGTTTTCCCTCCCAcgttttgcataagcattgtttccagtttctcttgggaccattataagtcccaagacTGAATGGAAACAAGGCTtatacaaaattttggagggacagactaagagtattatggtatttttcataTTAACCAATTATGGGGACCATAGCCTATCTCATCAGTGGGGTTTTCGTCTGAAGCCCAATTCGAGGCCACATGTTTCGTTCAGTTTTTGCGCTTACGGGCTTTAGCCCGAAATGGCACTACGTCATCGAAAAgaagattttttttattgtgtgATTCGTTTGCCGATACTCTGAAGTCATATATTTGTAGGGTTTTTTCGTTTATATTTTTACTATCTCATCTCGTCTACTGAGGAATAGTAAACAAGATGAATAAATAAACCATTCGGTCAAATCCCGTCATCCAAAAGTTTCCTAACATGTTATGAACGGATGAGGTCAATATTTCATCTTTTCCTAGACAAAGGGAATGACTGAAATTGGTTCGAAAATTAAAGTGTGCTCCGTGCCGCTTGCCTTTTTTACTGTTCACTGTTTAAATAACAGAGAAAATAGTTCTGAGAACAGTCTCGTGGGTGCATAGGTGGAAGAATGGTTTCAATTGATCATGACCGAGGGTTGGTATTGGTATATACAATGTTAACACAGTACAGTCCAAAAGTTGCATTACAATGTGAAGTTCAAATGTTACCGTGAGATAGAGGTGTACTACCACTATTTAAATAGAGGATTTGATTAAAATGTAGTAAAATTTATATGGTGCATTAATAACTTTTTTGTAAGTTTCCGCCTTGAATTAATGGCAATTGCCTCGCGGCAAATTTCCAATCAATTAACAAATTGACGGAAAAAAGCAGAGAGATTCACTTACAACAAGAGATTGAAATTTGGAATCGAGAAGgaaaaaatcaacattgttggCGAAGTTGagtatgataaaaaaaaaaaacgcaaatcGAAGACCATGCAAAATTCTTCACAGTCCTACGAAAGTCTAATTCCGTCAGGTTTGTTCGTGAAAAACAGTGTGTGATATTAAATATCAATACCTACTTATTAACCCAGAATGAGGGCTTTACGTAAAACCAGACAGGACCTTGCCCTATTGATCGAGCCATGGCGAGGTCAAGACAGCAGAGCAGGGGTTTGCCATTGTACTTAGGCCCTCTAGCGCTCGTTTGATCCGCAACAAGCACCAGCTGTATATTTGAGGTTAAATGATGATGTGTCGTGGCGTGACTTCATTCGCCGTTCTTTGCTATAATTCTTATGAAGGATCTCGCCCAATCCAAAACGGAATGGGACGTTTTACCTGAAAAATATACGTGGTTCATTACACATTGTAAAGATGAATGATAGGCCAGAAGTGTCAGCTTTCAACTTCAAAACGTCTTCACAGTTTCTGAGCTTAGCGTAAAGGTTACTTTTTGAAAGAAAGTAAAGAGTAAGATTAGGTTCCAagttaggctcgatttccagccgttttgaaAGTGAATAGGAATCTCGTTTGTACGTGATGTAGCAACCGtcgcaatagacctttttaccgatacggccgccattttgatttctattgtttcgaatagccattatgggatgccaaggaggcaaattaatatgtatttgtcccctgggcatcccataatgtctttcgaaacaatagaaatcaaaatggccgccgtatcggtaaaaaggtctattgcgaCGGTTGCTACATCACGTACAAACgagattcctattcgctggctattgacatttgactctgaaatggcttttttccttttcaattcgctCGCTGAAGTTGTgcttaatgcttgttttcttttaaaactcattcggttcggtgccaaactggtgaattgcaaagtaaatttcactggaaaaaccgatgtcgcaatCATCGCTtggcaaggatctcatggatatacacaccaaccataactctaaaataataaccattctaaatcagtttctagacctaaatattgctatagcaataacATAAACGAAAGtgtagacctaatcactgaaatgggcacttagatttatctgtaaaatgagagtttaacctaggggactcgtggtgggtatatccatgagatctttcccCATCGCTtggtgattcatgcgatattggtttttagcgtaaaattttaCCGTGAAAGTCATTCTTTTGTAttcagccaattgtattttgtatttgGCATGAGGCGACTTTCTTATTGGTGGAAAATGCAATAGCGAAGCGCACTAATGACGTCACGAAATTTTAGACCCCTGTCGTGAGTCAGACAAACAAATGCCAAGTCTGTAATGGTTTTAAGGGGAATGTGTGAATGGCGAGCGGTTCGCTTCCATCTTTTACGGTTCTCACCGAAGAAGACGAAGTTCCAGGCTCTAAATTTGAAAGAGAACCAGAAGAATACACTGTTGGCCAGTTGAAGCAGAGGTTAAAGTGCAGGGGATTGAAATTACGCGGAAAAAGAGATGAGCTATAAACGCGTGAGCGACTGTATCAAAAGTGGGAATCGTTACACGCTCGATCCAAGTATCGACGATGGCAAATGGTTCTCAGCAaaagttctcaaagaaaatgcaaagttaCAAGCAAATTGTAGCATAAGTTCGCTTCCgtagaattaaaaaaaggagaagacaggcctgcacggactccctACGAGATAGATGTGATGTGATAATATGTATCTCTCATAATTTGGCTCTTACGAGCATGTCTTTAAAAGATGTACCTCTTTTGTAGGCTATGATAGGTGGGTTTCTGAAGTTGGTGCTGAGCAAAGGTTGATTTTGTATTAAATCCCAGTTAAgcatcagaatttttttaaggtgCCGCACTAACATTTGGTACGTTGTGACAAAAGGCAAGACTCGTTTACGCGTTTTGTTCTTTCGTAAGAGAGCCGACTGTCTTGTTGCAAAATTCACTTCTGACAGTGTTCTTCGTATAAGCTTTTTAGGGTATCCCCGCTTATTAAGGcgcaatttaaatttggaaaggttgactttgaacattgtttcagaagagtttgttctaagaAGTTGAAGGGCTTCTCCTTTAGTAAAACCTCGTTTTACGCTTGGTGGGTGAAATGTGTATACTGCAatgtttcagtcggcttgtagTTAGTACGGATGTCAAGTATAGAGTCGTTTCTGAATCTATCCCCTTTATAAATGACTGTGTCTAGGAATGTTATTTCGatctctgaaatttcagccgtaaattttatcGTAGGATGAATTAAATTTGTTAGCTTGTTCAATGAAGAGGGAAATTTCCTGTCTGGTGGAGTCCCATAGAGAGAAAATGTCGTCGATATAGCGTTTCCATTCTCTCGGTTATGTTTTGCTTTGCCTAATGTTTTGCATTCACCCAAACAGCAGTGTCTGGTGCCTAccatttctcttgtttctaGAACGATAAACCGAAGAATTGACTAAAATTTTCGCTTTTAGGATCACAACCGTGCCTCCCGCTCatacatttgctttgttttggtcgcaatgtttgtctGACTACGTGCGGGGGGTCTCATGGGATCTCACGCtgacaaatctatttttagtaatagtgcGCTTCGCTATTGCTTGGACGAGTGATTCAGCCGTGATTTGTGCGGAGAACGCGGGCGCACAAAACGGATGGTTAATCGAGTCTaactacaatacaatacaataaaatacatacttaattgactgctccccataggggcttttcagggccaatgaaacacaacgaaatgacggaacagaacaataacaacaactgttaagaatcccgactggccggaggcaaaccagtcggctatttacaagtgcacctgggaagttgaaccagggacttccaggatcaaattcaacgagtagtCAGAGCGGgacttgaacccgggatctcggGATCtcgggatctcaaggcaagcaccttAACCACAGGGCAACACTGCCTACCTCCAAGTATAATCAACAGTAACTCCTAAGGACTATACATATCAAAAGTTTGTTGCGTTTCAGGTTAATTGGTACATCACTAGTCAAGAAATGAAGAAGCTTCTTATCGCGTTAGTGGCTTTGACAGCTGTTTTTGCTGCTGTGCAATCTATGCCAGCTGGTAAGTGCAGAGTGCATTTGATTTGTTTCCAGAGATCGCTGTTTTCACTGGAGCCTCGTAATagtcttttatttatttattactatttaaTGGCAACACATTACaaagaagggaaaaaaagagagaaggaAAATATAGCGCCATAAGGATGATCCACAAAAGAGCCCGAGACCCCATACGAGGCAGATCACCTATATACACACTTcaaaataatgacaaaaatGATTATTGAATAATGATATAACCTAAAACATATTTTGTGTAGTTACATGAAATTAAGACTGAGTTAAATTTTTCATCAAATTAATTCTAAAGGTCTTCAAATTAGAGCTATTATGAATACTGCTAGGTAAGCTATTCCAGCTATCAACTATCctattaaaataagaaaatttataaTAGTTTGTTCTAGCAAAGTTCTTTTTTGGCCTCATACTATCACAACCCCTGACGATGTAACGATCTTGCGTGGATTAGAAATTCAGATATTTAGTGAGGTCCACATTTAGATGACCATTGAGCTCCTTGTATAGAAATGTGACATGAATTGTCGTAATAACTAGGATATTCTGtatttagtttgcatcttttctttaatttctttcattgactGGTTCCTAAGCCTTGTGTCTCGAGGGCTGCGTCACACTATATTGTATTGTGATACCTACGATATATTTGTCACTATTATCTAAATTGTGTGGAAGTTTGTCAATTATAATGCCctaaatattcttttttcaGATGCCAACGAAGCTAAAGCTCGCACCTACGTTCCAGAAAGTGCTAACGCAACTGACCCTGCAGCAGCTGAACCATCTGAAGCTGAGAGCGATCCATCTCAAAGCGACGCTGAACCCGCTGCCGAGGAAGCTGCAAGCGATGCTACTGAACCCAAGGAAGATGATTCAGCAGCTGCTGATGACAGCAATGATGACGACCTTGATGATGACAGtgttgatgaagatgatgaagatgaggaagatgatgaagatgatgaagatgacgaaGAAGATGAGGCTGATGAAGCTGATGAGGACGATGAGGATGATGGCGATGATGGCGATGATGGCGATGATGGCGATGATGGCGATGATGAATAGATGAGGTTTCCATAATGAGAAACAGACCTGAAAATTGCAACCTTTCCAGCTCATATATGAGTGCGTATCTCTAACAGTTACCCTTtccattttgaaaatcaatCTTTTCAATTTCTGACAAGTTATTGCGACTCAGAAACTAACCTACATGACAATCTTACTCCAAAGAGCTTACTTTCATGCAATTGCTCTCGCACATTGTGTCTTCCATAATCTAATCGTTATTAATTAAATGAGCGACACCGTCGGAAAGCTTGATTACTGCACCAAACCGAATACCCAGAGAACAAAGACTagcttttctttatttatttatttatttttatttttttgtggtGCACCCCCTGGCAGTAAAACCCTCGTGAAGTCTGATACTTTTGAAGAGCAAAATCATCCAAAACTTGAAATAAATATCCAAAACACCTGTTTACGTGCCACTTTTATCAACATGTAGCCCAAGAAGCATTCGACCTGATAGTTGATACATGTAGCTTAGCACCCAGTTTCTAGATGATTAGTGGCTCCAGATCCTCAGATGAAGGTAGTGCTTTTTTATTTAACTAAAAGTCAAAAACTGGTCCATCTTCTCAAGGCTTGCTTCACGGCAAAAGGACAACCACTTTGCATAAAgtggtttgagtttgagttCAAGTTTCCCCGTGCATCAATTCCGGTCGTCAAATTGAACTAGTTTATTTCAATCGAAACGAGGCACAAGAAATTTTGTGATTGCGACAATGACACGCGATCGATGCGCGCGATCAAAATTGACTGCCAGATCGATTGCGATCATAAATCAAGAGTTTGTATGCATCATCACTATTGAAACTTGGAAAAATAGACACCTCCTTCAACTTCAAGCTGTTTATAAAAGCATTCTAGATAATCAAgatgaaaaaaagcaaaagtaaATTAAGTCTGGTCCCCGTGGTGAGGATCTCCTCTAAATTCATGACTGACCCCTCAAGTTGAGTGACAAGAAGAAAATAAGACACGGAGATTGCGTATCTACTGCCGTGGGAAAAAATCTATTAcaacaaaaatgaaatcaacCCTCGGAAAACCCATAGAGCACGG encodes:
- the LOC137994786 gene encoding nucleolin-like — encoded protein: MKKLLIALVALTAVFAAVQSMPADANEAKARTYVPESANATDPAAAEPSEAESDPSQSDAEPAAEEAASDATEPKEDDSAAADDSNDDDLDDDSVDEDDEDEEDDEDDEDDEEDEADEADEDDEDDGDDGDDGDDGDDGDDE